A stretch of Streptomyces vietnamensis DNA encodes these proteins:
- a CDS encoding pyridoxamine 5'-phosphate oxidase family protein, with protein MSSTTTELGDEPAVTERTRLRRMRHKGSHRRADLDAVLAAGFLCHLGVTVDGTTMVVPTAYGVDGDRLYLHGSVASRSLVQAPDTTVCVTVTHVDGLVLARSVFEHGVNYRCAMIYGVPEIVTDPEEKLRGLRALTEQSSPGQWEYARQPSRKELAATALLALDLTEASVKTADGPPDDGESEDAALGLWAGVLPVVTTFGEPVVDPVLPADFAPPAHIASRAGRVLGEPPAGS; from the coding sequence ATGAGCAGCACCACCACAGAGCTCGGCGACGAGCCGGCCGTCACCGAGCGGACCCGGCTGCGCCGGATGCGGCACAAGGGCAGCCACCGGCGGGCCGACCTGGACGCCGTGCTCGCCGCCGGCTTCCTCTGCCACCTCGGCGTCACCGTCGACGGCACGACGATGGTGGTGCCCACCGCGTACGGCGTGGACGGCGACCGGCTCTACCTCCACGGTTCGGTCGCCAGCCGCAGCCTGGTCCAGGCCCCCGACACCACCGTCTGCGTCACGGTCACCCACGTCGACGGCCTCGTCCTGGCCCGCTCCGTCTTCGAGCACGGGGTCAACTACCGCTGCGCGATGATCTACGGCGTCCCCGAGATCGTCACCGACCCCGAGGAGAAGCTGCGCGGTCTGCGGGCCCTGACCGAGCAGAGCTCCCCCGGGCAGTGGGAGTACGCGCGGCAGCCCAGCCGCAAGGAGCTCGCCGCGACCGCGCTGCTCGCGCTCGACCTGACCGAGGCCTCGGTGAAGACCGCCGACGGCCCGCCGGACGACGGCGAGTCCGAGGACGCGGCGCTCGGCCTGTGGGCGGGGGTGCTGCCGGTGGTGACCACCTTCGGCGAGCCGGTCGTCGACCCGGTCCTCCCCGCGGACTTCGCCCCGCCGGCCCACATCGCCTCACGCGCGGGCCGGGTGCTCGGCGAACCCCCTGCCGGTAGCTGA
- a CDS encoding SigE family RNA polymerase sigma factor, producing the protein MRKSRADEFLEFASARTGHLFRSACLLTSGDTHLAEDLTQETLGRMYSLWGRMARIGNPAAYAQTVLVRTFLSHQRRRSATERPLGELPDRAPDNGEDPALRIALLDALAGLAPKDRAVVVLRYWEDRSIEETADALHVSSAAVRTRSVRALAKLRERLGGSIAEFATR; encoded by the coding sequence ATGAGAAAGTCCCGCGCGGACGAGTTCCTGGAGTTCGCCTCCGCACGCACGGGGCACCTGTTCCGTTCGGCGTGCCTGCTGACCAGCGGAGACACGCATCTCGCCGAGGACCTCACCCAGGAGACCCTCGGCCGGATGTACTCCCTCTGGGGCCGCATGGCCCGGATAGGGAACCCCGCCGCGTACGCCCAGACCGTGCTCGTCCGCACGTTCCTCAGCCACCAGCGGCGCCGCTCGGCCACCGAGCGCCCCCTCGGCGAGCTGCCCGACCGCGCCCCCGACAACGGCGAGGACCCGGCCCTCCGGATCGCGCTGCTCGACGCCCTGGCCGGCCTCGCGCCGAAGGACCGGGCGGTCGTGGTGCTGCGCTACTGGGAGGACCGCAGCATCGAGGAGACCGCGGACGCCCTGCACGTCAGCTCCGCCGCGGTCCGCACCCGCTCGGTACGGGCGCTCGCGAAGCTGCGGGAACGACTCGGCGGCAGCATCGCCGAGTTCGCCACCCGCTGA
- a CDS encoding bifunctional 3'-5' exonuclease/DNA polymerase gives MSERWALGVEDGGDGALLVPLRPDGLPDGPVRREPDLVAAVRRRPDVARWVWRSTAEVYPRLLAAGVRVERCYDIEDAEQLLLGHEGRLGEPRSAAAAWARLRNAPVPPDPPQRAAEPGSQDSLFEPRPTVSVPFDGLLAVYAEQLRRHDRAEHPGRMRLLTAAESAGMLVAAEMHRAGLPWRADVHRGLLNELLGERYAGGGEPRRLAELADAVSAAFGRRVRPDLPADVVKAFAQAGIRVRSTRRWELAEIDHPAVEPLIAYKKLYRIWTAHGWSWLADWVRDGRFRPEYLPGGTVSGRWTTNGGGALQIPKVIRRAVVADEGWRLVVADADQMEPRVLAAISRDPGLMEVAGHPDDLYTRLSDRAFSGDRDHAKIALLGAIYGQTSGDGLKNLAALRRRFPRAVAYVDEAAKAGEEGRLVRTWLGRTSPKAVGSGEDEEAGLPQDAGEPEPESGEFTPGYASGNARARGRFTRNFVVQGSAADWALLVLAALRRSLSGMRAELVFFQHDEVIVHCPADEAEAVTEAIRAAGDEAGRIAFGETPVRFPFTTATVERYADAK, from the coding sequence GTGAGCGAGAGGTGGGCGCTGGGCGTCGAGGACGGAGGGGACGGCGCGCTGCTCGTGCCCCTCCGGCCCGACGGGCTGCCCGACGGCCCCGTGCGGCGCGAGCCGGATCTCGTCGCGGCCGTCCGCCGGAGGCCCGACGTGGCCCGCTGGGTGTGGCGGTCGACGGCCGAGGTCTATCCGCGGCTCCTCGCCGCCGGCGTCCGCGTCGAGCGCTGTTACGACATCGAGGACGCCGAGCAGCTCCTCCTCGGGCACGAGGGCCGGCTCGGGGAGCCGCGCAGCGCCGCCGCCGCCTGGGCGCGCCTGCGGAACGCTCCCGTACCGCCGGATCCGCCGCAGCGCGCCGCCGAGCCCGGTTCGCAGGACTCGCTGTTCGAGCCCCGCCCCACCGTCTCCGTGCCCTTCGACGGGCTCCTCGCCGTCTACGCCGAGCAGCTGCGCCGTCACGACCGGGCCGAGCACCCCGGTCGGATGCGGCTGCTCACGGCCGCCGAGTCGGCGGGGATGCTGGTGGCCGCCGAGATGCACCGGGCCGGGCTGCCGTGGCGGGCGGACGTGCACCGGGGGCTGCTGAACGAGCTGCTCGGCGAGCGGTACGCGGGCGGCGGCGAGCCGCGCCGCCTCGCGGAGCTGGCCGACGCGGTGTCCGCCGCCTTCGGGCGCCGGGTGCGGCCCGATCTGCCCGCCGACGTCGTGAAGGCCTTCGCGCAGGCCGGGATCCGGGTCAGGTCCACGCGCCGCTGGGAGCTCGCCGAGATCGACCACCCGGCCGTGGAGCCGCTCATCGCGTACAAGAAGCTGTACCGGATCTGGACGGCGCACGGCTGGTCGTGGCTGGCCGACTGGGTGCGCGACGGCCGCTTCCGGCCGGAGTACCTGCCCGGCGGCACGGTCAGCGGGCGCTGGACGACCAACGGCGGCGGGGCCCTGCAGATCCCGAAGGTGATCCGGCGGGCGGTGGTCGCCGACGAGGGCTGGCGGCTCGTGGTCGCCGACGCCGATCAGATGGAACCGCGCGTGCTCGCCGCGATCTCCCGCGACCCCGGCCTGATGGAGGTCGCGGGGCACCCCGACGACCTGTACACCCGGCTCTCCGACCGGGCCTTCTCCGGCGACCGCGACCACGCCAAGATCGCCCTGCTCGGCGCGATCTACGGGCAGACCAGCGGCGACGGCCTGAAGAACCTGGCGGCGCTCCGCCGCCGCTTCCCGCGCGCGGTGGCCTATGTCGACGAGGCGGCGAAGGCGGGCGAGGAGGGCCGGCTCGTACGGACCTGGCTGGGCCGGACCAGCCCGAAGGCGGTCGGCTCGGGCGAGGACGAGGAAGCCGGGCTGCCGCAGGACGCCGGCGAACCGGAGCCGGAGAGCGGTGAGTTCACGCCCGGCTACGCCTCGGGGAACGCACGGGCCCGCGGCCGGTTCACCCGTAACTTCGTCGTCCAGGGCAGCGCCGCCGACTGGGCGCTCCTGGTGCTGGCGGCGCTGCGGCGCTCCCTCTCGGGGATGCGGGCCGAGCTGGTGTTCTTCCAGCACGACGAGGTGATCGTGCACTGTCCGGCGGACGAGGCGGAGGCGGTGACGGAGGCGATCCGGGCGGCCGGGGACGAGGCCGGGCGGATCGCGTTCGGGGAGACACCGGTTCGGTTTCCGTTCACGACGGCGACGGTCGAGCGGTACGCCGACGCCAAGTAA
- a CDS encoding NADP-dependent oxidoreductase: protein MEAIVYEEFGGPEVLRHETGVAKPEPGPGEVRVKVAAVGLNPVDWKRRYGWVEAFYPTTFPAVPGLEFAGTVDALGEGVTDVAVGDEVLGWTKTGAYAEYAIAGTVAPKPAGLSWEAAASLPVAGETAQRVLDLLRVREGETLFLHGAAGVVGSVAVQLAVAAGITVIGSASESNHAYLRELGAIPVAYGDGLADRVRAAAPEGVDAVFDAAGHGVLPVAIELLGGGDAAKERIVTIAATDAEEHGIVFSGVTGEPEAVRAGLAAQARLAVEGALTVRLAETLPLKEAAKAQELSESGHVRGKIVLIP, encoded by the coding sequence ATGGAAGCGATCGTGTACGAGGAGTTCGGCGGCCCCGAGGTGCTGCGCCACGAGACCGGCGTCGCGAAGCCGGAGCCGGGCCCGGGCGAGGTGCGGGTCAAGGTGGCGGCGGTCGGGCTCAACCCGGTGGACTGGAAGCGGCGTTACGGCTGGGTCGAGGCGTTCTACCCGACCACCTTCCCCGCCGTCCCGGGCCTGGAGTTCGCCGGCACGGTCGACGCGCTCGGCGAGGGCGTCACCGACGTGGCCGTCGGCGACGAGGTCCTCGGCTGGACGAAGACCGGCGCCTACGCCGAGTACGCCATCGCCGGCACCGTCGCCCCCAAGCCCGCCGGGCTCTCCTGGGAGGCCGCCGCGAGCCTCCCGGTGGCCGGCGAGACCGCCCAGCGCGTCCTGGACCTGCTCCGGGTGCGGGAGGGCGAGACGCTGTTCCTGCACGGCGCGGCGGGCGTCGTCGGCTCGGTGGCCGTCCAGCTCGCGGTCGCGGCCGGGATCACGGTGATCGGCAGCGCCTCGGAGTCCAACCACGCGTACCTGCGGGAGCTCGGCGCGATCCCCGTCGCGTACGGGGACGGCCTGGCCGACCGGGTCAGGGCCGCCGCCCCGGAGGGCGTCGACGCGGTCTTCGACGCGGCCGGGCACGGCGTCCTGCCGGTCGCCATCGAGCTGCTCGGCGGCGGCGACGCGGCGAAGGAGCGGATCGTGACGATCGCGGCGACGGACGCGGAGGAGCACGGCATCGTCTTCTCGGGCGTCACGGGGGAGCCGGAGGCCGTACGGGCCGGGCTCGCCGCCCAGGCCCGCCTGGCGGTGGAGGGCGCGCTCACGGTCCGCCTGGCGGAGACGCTGCCGCTGAAGGAGGCGGCGAAGGCGCAGGAGCTGAGCGAGTCGGGCCACGTACGAGGCAAGATCGTCCTGATCCCTTGA
- a CDS encoding LuxR C-terminal-related transcriptional regulator yields the protein MDALTLTTAYEIIRQPLGEILPKVSAALAPLVPHVDAAELSTHCAHSPFKALGGTELMTAAELTPLLAAGVPGAPWQGLAKIGGREREVLAVTSHATRRGAVLVLVREDGAAPVDAAALTVAQALWDLVTGHFDRFATEAVPGALARSRAAADTRARVIAELTASHAAALSGVLGVLRSRALDDTTARSTATDLAASALIEMRAEQRRDRALAEEPVADAFERLAGELRPMLRHSKVRLDLGAPDSTRSLAADVAHSARAIVRSLLLIVLEQDSVHRVHVGWQLTEHELRASVRDDGAGALAPCDLGAGTIRDRLDVLGGRLDMDAVPGWGTTITAVIPLATPEAPVEAAHPLTGLGEREVEVLRHLALGHRNRRIAEELHISESTVKFHVANILNKLGVDSRGEAAALFHAAA from the coding sequence ATGGACGCGCTCACCCTGACCACCGCGTACGAGATCATCCGGCAGCCGCTCGGAGAGATCCTCCCCAAGGTCTCGGCCGCCCTCGCCCCGCTGGTCCCCCACGTGGACGCGGCCGAACTCTCCACCCACTGCGCCCACTCCCCCTTCAAGGCCCTCGGCGGTACGGAGCTGATGACCGCCGCCGAACTGACCCCGCTGCTCGCGGCCGGCGTCCCCGGCGCGCCCTGGCAGGGGCTCGCGAAGATCGGCGGCCGGGAGCGCGAGGTCCTCGCCGTCACCAGCCACGCGACCCGGCGCGGGGCGGTCCTCGTGCTCGTACGGGAGGACGGCGCCGCCCCGGTCGACGCGGCCGCGCTCACCGTGGCGCAGGCGCTGTGGGACCTGGTCACCGGGCACTTCGACCGGTTCGCGACGGAGGCCGTGCCGGGGGCGCTGGCCCGTTCGCGGGCGGCGGCCGACACACGCGCGCGCGTGATCGCCGAACTCACCGCCTCGCACGCGGCGGCGCTGTCCGGCGTCCTCGGGGTGCTGCGCAGCCGGGCCCTCGACGACACGACGGCCCGGAGCACCGCCACCGACCTCGCCGCGTCCGCGCTCATCGAGATGCGGGCCGAGCAGCGGCGGGACCGGGCGCTCGCGGAGGAGCCGGTGGCGGACGCCTTCGAGCGGCTCGCCGGTGAGCTGCGGCCGATGCTCCGGCACAGCAAGGTGCGGCTCGACCTCGGCGCGCCCGACTCCACCCGGTCCCTCGCGGCCGATGTCGCCCACAGTGCGCGGGCCATCGTCCGGTCGCTGCTCCTCATCGTCCTGGAGCAGGACTCCGTGCACCGGGTCCACGTCGGCTGGCAGCTGACCGAGCACGAGCTGCGGGCCTCCGTGCGCGACGACGGCGCGGGCGCGCTCGCCCCCTGCGACCTGGGCGCCGGCACGATCCGGGACCGGCTCGACGTGCTCGGCGGACGGCTCGACATGGACGCGGTCCCCGGCTGGGGCACGACCATCACGGCCGTCATCCCGCTGGCGACCCCCGAGGCCCCGGTCGAGGCCGCCCACCCGCTGACCGGGCTCGGGGAGCGGGAGGTGGAGGTGCTGCGGCACCTGGCGCTCGGACACCGGAACCGGCGGATCGCGGAGGAGTTGCACATCAGCGAGTCGACGGTGAAGTTCCACGTCGCGAACATCCTGAACAAGCTGGGGGTCGACTCGCGGGGCGAGGCGGCGGCCCTCTTCCACGCGGCGGCGTAA
- a CDS encoding ABC transporter permease: MLTVVFSGLRDRWASFLGGFVALALGVGLLATMGLGLSATFHAPERSPQRFASSPVVVRGQDRLKLDVRRGPGTVPVEQRLDRPQPVDGGVLRELRARWTVTTSGGPDAVGVDAPAAEVRALVGDRARVLTGDARTQADPDPERDARALVGLNALLGTSGGVTAFVSVFVVASTFAFAVALRRREFGLLRTAGATPGQIRRLLLAEAAALGVLASAAGCALGALGAPLLARTLVDGGLAPAWFTIGGPSWPFHVAFWTGVTVALAGAVTASRRAGKVGPTAALREADVDADALPTGRAVLGAGLLLAGLGLLVWTCVTEPSELLKRKTYTTLPMLLITGVALLSPLLVRPVARLLRVRGAVGTLVRENSAAAVRRTAAVAAPVLVTVALAGTLFGSAASVTRAKEVEAREQTAAEYVVSGDDLRPVAAPAGAVLSATGATSVFVRDGDEAVVKYGARAVADPAAFAELARLPVTAGDLRDLDDRSIVVNEEFERHRVGETVEVWRADGSGPVRLRVAAVLALGTGDNGPYVTRANAPGAALDRIDARGGGAATVRALEASGGTAHARVAGDNRQARLGMALVLGIALVYTVIGLANTLLMATSVRGGELASLRLAGATRAQVLRVVTGEAVLAVAIGGLLGLVVTGVVLGALGAGLAALSAPVALVLPWPVVGAAAGVCAVVAAAASAVPAWRLTR; this comes from the coding sequence GTGCTGACCGTCGTGTTCTCCGGGCTCCGGGACCGCTGGGCCTCCTTCCTCGGCGGGTTCGTCGCCCTCGCGCTCGGCGTCGGGCTGCTCGCCACCATGGGGCTCGGCCTCTCCGCCACCTTTCACGCGCCCGAGCGTTCTCCCCAGCGGTTCGCGTCCTCGCCCGTCGTCGTCCGGGGCCAGGACCGGCTGAAGCTCGACGTGCGGCGCGGGCCCGGCACCGTACCCGTGGAGCAGCGGCTCGACCGTCCACAGCCTGTGGACGGCGGAGTGCTCCGCGAACTCCGCGCCCGCTGGACCGTCACCACCTCCGGCGGCCCCGACGCCGTCGGCGTCGACGCCCCCGCCGCCGAGGTCAGGGCGCTCGTCGGCGACCGCGCCCGGGTCCTCACCGGGGACGCGCGCACCCAGGCCGACCCCGACCCCGAGCGGGACGCCCGCGCCCTCGTCGGCCTCAACGCCCTCCTCGGCACCTCCGGCGGCGTCACCGCCTTCGTCTCCGTCTTCGTCGTCGCCTCCACCTTCGCCTTCGCCGTCGCGCTGCGCCGGCGCGAGTTCGGGCTCCTCCGAACCGCCGGGGCCACCCCCGGCCAGATCCGGCGGCTCCTCCTCGCCGAGGCGGCGGCGCTCGGCGTGCTCGCCTCCGCCGCCGGGTGCGCGCTCGGCGCCCTCGGCGCGCCGCTCCTCGCCCGGACGCTCGTCGACGGCGGCCTCGCGCCCGCGTGGTTCACGATCGGCGGTCCCTCCTGGCCCTTCCACGTGGCCTTCTGGACCGGGGTGACCGTCGCCCTCGCCGGGGCCGTCACCGCCTCCCGGCGGGCCGGGAAGGTCGGCCCCACGGCGGCGCTGCGGGAGGCGGACGTCGACGCGGACGCCCTGCCCACGGGCCGGGCGGTGCTCGGTGCGGGCCTGCTCCTGGCCGGGCTCGGGCTCCTCGTCTGGACCTGCGTCACGGAACCCTCCGAGCTGCTGAAGCGGAAGACGTACACGACCCTCCCGATGCTCCTGATCACCGGCGTCGCCCTGCTCTCCCCGCTCCTCGTCCGGCCCGTGGCCCGGCTGCTGCGGGTGCGCGGGGCGGTGGGGACGCTCGTACGGGAGAACAGCGCGGCCGCCGTACGCCGTACCGCCGCCGTCGCCGCGCCCGTCCTCGTGACCGTGGCGCTCGCCGGGACGCTGTTCGGCTCGGCGGCGAGCGTCACGCGCGCGAAGGAGGTGGAGGCGCGGGAGCAGACGGCCGCGGAGTACGTGGTGAGCGGGGACGACCTGCGGCCGGTGGCGGCGCCGGCCGGGGCGGTCCTCTCCGCGACCGGGGCGACCTCCGTCTTCGTACGGGACGGGGACGAGGCCGTCGTGAAGTACGGGGCGCGGGCCGTCGCCGACCCGGCCGCCTTCGCGGAGCTGGCCCGGCTGCCGGTGACCGCCGGGGACCTGCGGGACCTGGACGACCGGTCGATCGTCGTCAACGAGGAGTTCGAGCGGCACCGGGTCGGCGAGACGGTGGAGGTGTGGCGGGCGGACGGGAGCGGTCCGGTACGGCTCCGGGTCGCGGCCGTCCTCGCGCTCGGGACCGGCGACAACGGGCCGTACGTCACCCGGGCGAACGCACCGGGCGCCGCCCTCGACCGGATCGACGCGCGCGGGGGCGGGGCGGCGACGGTACGGGCCCTGGAGGCGAGCGGAGGGACGGCGCACGCGCGCGTGGCGGGCGACAACCGGCAGGCCCGTCTGGGCATGGCCCTGGTCCTGGGCATCGCCCTCGTCTACACGGTCATCGGCCTCGCCAACACCCTGCTGATGGCGACGTCGGTACGGGGCGGGGAACTGGCCTCGCTGCGGCTCGCCGGGGCGACCCGGGCCCAGGTCCTGCGGGTGGTGACGGGCGAGGCGGTACTGGCCGTCGCGATCGGGGGCCTGCTCGGTCTGGTGGTGACGGGGGTCGTCCTGGGCGCCCTGGGAGCGGGCCTGGCGGCCCTCTCGGCGCCGGTCGCCCTGGTGCTCCCGTGGCCGGTGGTCGGGGCGGCGGCGGGGGTGTGCGCGGTGGTCGCGGCCGCGGCGTCGGCGGTCCCCGCGTGGCGGCTCACGCGCTGA
- a CDS encoding DUF6479 family protein — protein MNTLSAAENLAAGVWQSGLAQVIGGLVVVFVLIGAFWLGIRINARESKKPKPEEQPHRPDTGALPGEVAEYRRPAEMPQTDGEHRLMPYQLKDSGTETSPDPPSEEKRKWGGISSGGFGSGGTGHGD, from the coding sequence ATGAACACTCTCAGCGCAGCAGAGAACCTGGCCGCTGGGGTTTGGCAGTCAGGTCTGGCCCAGGTCATCGGCGGGCTCGTCGTCGTCTTCGTCCTCATCGGCGCCTTCTGGCTGGGCATCCGGATCAACGCCCGCGAGTCGAAGAAGCCGAAGCCGGAAGAACAGCCGCACCGGCCCGACACCGGGGCACTGCCCGGCGAGGTGGCCGAGTACCGCAGGCCGGCCGAGATGCCGCAGACCGACGGCGAGCACAGGCTCATGCCCTACCAGCTCAAGGATTCCGGCACGGAGACCTCACCCGACCCGCCCTCCGAGGAGAAGCGCAAGTGGGGCGGCATCTCCAGCGGCGGCTTCGGCAGCGGCGGCACCGGGCACGGCGACTGA
- a CDS encoding winged helix-turn-helix transcriptional regulator, whose amino-acid sequence MSEGHTEVTTEPLVSCAEDCGVRDVQDRLGDKWTVHVVVELAAGARRFRELQRLVTGISQRMLTLTLRRLERDGLVSRTVYPTTPPQVEYALTETGHSMTHLIKQLIDWSLDHRAVIARSREEWDARTTA is encoded by the coding sequence ATGTCAGAGGGGCACACGGAGGTAACCACCGAGCCCTTGGTCAGCTGTGCCGAGGACTGCGGGGTACGGGACGTCCAGGACCGGCTCGGCGACAAGTGGACGGTGCACGTCGTCGTCGAACTCGCCGCCGGGGCACGGCGGTTCAGGGAGCTCCAGCGGCTCGTCACGGGCATCTCGCAGCGGATGCTGACGCTCACCCTGCGCCGTCTGGAGCGCGACGGGCTCGTCTCGCGGACGGTGTACCCGACGACCCCGCCGCAGGTGGAGTACGCGCTGACGGAGACCGGCCACAGCATGACCCACCTCATCAAGCAGCTGATCGACTGGTCGCTCGACCACCGTGCGGTGATCGCCCGGTCGCGCGAGGAATGGGACGCGAGGACGACGGCATGA
- a CDS encoding NAD(P)H-binding protein: protein MLLVTGVSGALGSLVAERLAGRDDVALGTRAGLPGTRRLDFDAPETLPEAFAGVDTLLLISAGYGEDDVVVARHEAAISAAEAAGVRHVVYTSLSGDGDHLAYALAHRWTERRLRRSTALDWTILRNGLYAELLTWIASPDADNRITGPLGEGRLAAVARADLADVAVSVATDPAAHRNRVYELVGERALGGAELAAALGAEYAPGTLAEARTALAASGAVPFQVPMLASTYSAIAHGFLDGTGVAQGDLRALLGGREPLDALEVFVKAVREG from the coding sequence ATGCTGCTCGTCACCGGCGTCTCCGGCGCCCTCGGCTCGCTCGTCGCCGAACGGCTCGCCGGCCGCGACGACGTCGCCCTCGGCACCCGCGCCGGCCTTCCCGGCACCCGCCGACTCGACTTCGACGCGCCGGAGACGCTCCCCGAGGCCTTCGCCGGCGTGGACACGCTGCTCCTCATATCCGCCGGGTACGGGGAGGACGACGTCGTCGTCGCCCGCCACGAGGCCGCGATCTCCGCCGCCGAGGCCGCCGGCGTCCGGCACGTCGTCTACACGAGCCTCTCCGGCGACGGCGACCACCTCGCGTACGCGCTCGCGCACCGCTGGACCGAGCGGCGGCTCCGGCGGTCCACGGCGCTCGACTGGACGATCCTCCGCAACGGCCTCTACGCCGAGCTCCTGACCTGGATCGCCTCCCCCGACGCGGACAACCGCATCACCGGCCCCCTCGGCGAGGGCCGGCTCGCCGCCGTCGCCCGCGCGGACCTCGCCGACGTCGCCGTCTCCGTCGCCACGGACCCGGCGGCCCACCGGAACCGGGTGTACGAGCTCGTCGGCGAGCGCGCCCTCGGCGGCGCCGAGCTGGCGGCGGCCCTTGGCGCCGAGTACGCCCCCGGCACGCTCGCGGAGGCCCGCACCGCTCTCGCCGCGTCCGGGGCCGTGCCCTTCCAGGTGCCGATGCTGGCGAGCACGTACTCGGCGATCGCCCACGGCTTCCTGGACGGTACGGGCGTGGCGCAGGGCGACCTGCGCGCGCTGCTCGGCGGGCGCGAACCCCTCGACGCGCTCGAGGTGTTCGTGAAGGCGGTACGGGAGGGGTAG
- a CDS encoding GNAT family N-acetyltransferase: MYAMSLGDDGAELRPLEPWQAEEFLAHMDRGREFIGARNGLPDVVTDLESSRAFLRAYAERAAADTGRIHGIWSDGTLVGAVILRTFDPVGGTAEAGCWLEPAAAGKGLVTRAARALIDWAISVRGIHRVQWVVSSDNEPSIAVARRLGMTREAVLRESYWYRGKRHDEEIWSVLSPDWPATPTT; the protein is encoded by the coding sequence ATGTACGCGATGTCCCTGGGTGACGACGGCGCGGAGCTGCGCCCGCTCGAACCGTGGCAGGCCGAGGAGTTCCTCGCGCACATGGACCGGGGACGGGAGTTCATCGGCGCGCGGAACGGACTCCCCGACGTCGTGACGGACCTGGAGTCGAGCCGGGCCTTCCTCCGGGCGTACGCGGAGAGGGCGGCGGCCGACACCGGACGCATCCACGGCATATGGTCCGACGGCACGCTCGTCGGCGCGGTGATCCTCCGCACGTTCGACCCCGTCGGCGGCACGGCCGAGGCGGGCTGCTGGCTGGAGCCGGCGGCCGCCGGCAAGGGCCTGGTGACCCGGGCGGCGCGGGCGCTCATCGACTGGGCGATCTCGGTGCGCGGGATCCACCGGGTGCAGTGGGTGGTCTCCTCCGACAACGAACCGAGCATCGCGGTGGCGCGGCGGCTCGGCATGACGAGGGAGGCGGTGCTGCGGGAGAGCTACTGGTACCGGGGCAAGCGGCACGACGAGGAGATCTGGTCGGTCCTGTCCCCGGACTGGCCCGCCACCCCGACCACCTGA